A window of the Cynocephalus volans isolate mCynVol1 chromosome 10, mCynVol1.pri, whole genome shotgun sequence genome harbors these coding sequences:
- the CIC gene encoding protein capicua homolog isoform X1, whose translation MKPMKKACTGLSGPGSGSKSPPATRAKALRRRGVGEDDKPEEEDDEAQKQQQPGPEEADEGEEEEAKQGLGAEGPPPELHSSDLTPAPAEDHKGDGEAGRWEPSLSRKTATFKSRAPKKKYVEEHGAGSIGVAGAPEERVQTPEEASALGVPPRPPTSARSSSTDTASEHSADLEDEPAEACGPGPWPLSGTSGGYDLRQLRSQRVLARRGDGLFLPAVVRQVRRSQDLGVQFPGDRALTFYERVPGSGVDVVLDATPPPGALVVGTAVCTCVEPGVAAYREGVVVEVATKPAAYKVRLSPGPGFQPGPPGTLPQPPQPLPCELEEAVWVARSSLRLLRTPWEPEALLRKPPTGPEEERAEPGATIPPCPAALDPKQPEDAEVSKISFGGNLGAHCEESEEKHLPALGTPALLPLPPPQLLSPPPKSPAFVGPGRPGEQPSPCQEGSQGGSRSSSVASLEKGAAPAARARTPLTAAQQKYKKGDVVCTPNGIRKKFNGKQWRRLCSRDGCMKESQRRGYCSRHLSMRTKEMEGLADSGPGGAGRPAGVVAREGSTEFDWGDETSRDSEASSVAARGDSRPRLVAPADLSRFEFDECEAAVMLVSLGSSRSGTPSFSPVSTQSPFSPAPSPSPSPLFGFRPANFSPINASPVIQRTAVRSRHLSASTPKAGVLTPPELGPHPPPPAPRERHSSGILPTFQTNLTFTVPISPGRRKTELLPHPGALGASGTVGGGAAPDFPKSDSLESGMDSVSHTPTPSTPAGFRAVSPAVPFSRSRQPSPLLLLPPPAGLTSDPGPSVRRVPAVQRDSPVIVRNPDVPLPSKFPGEVGTAGEARAGGPGRGCRETPVPPGVASGKPGLPPPLPAPVPITVPPAAPTAVAQPMPTFGLASSPFQPVAFHPSPAALLPVLVPSSYTSHPAPKKEVIMGRPGTVWTNVEPRSVAVFPWHSLVPFLAPSQPDPSVQPSEAQQPASHPVASNQSKEPAESAAVAHEQPPGGSGSTDPGRPPGATCPDSPGPGPPHTLGVVEPGKGPPPTTEEEAPGPPGEPRLDSETESDHDDAFLSIMSPEIQLPLPPGKRRTQSLSALPKERDSSSEKDGRSPNKREKDHIRRPMNAFMIFSKRHRALVHQRHPNQDNRTVSKILGEWWYALGPKEKQKYHDLAFQVKEAHFKAHPDWKWCNKDRKKSSSEAKPTSLGLAGGHKETRERSMSETGTAAAPGVSSELLSVAAQTLLSSDTKAPGSSSCGAERLHTVGGPGSARPRAFSHSGVHSLDSGEVESQALQELTQMVSGPTSYSGPKPSTQYGAPGPFAAPSEGSAMAANARPPLLPTRASRSQRAASEDMTSDEERMVICEEEGDDDVIADDGFSTTDIDLKCKERVTDSESGDSSGEDTEGNKGFGRKVFSPVIRSSFTHCRPTLDPEPPGPPDPPAAFSKGYGPTPSSSSTSSSPTASSASAATSLSMVSGTFKAQESGQGSIAGTLRPPPPGAGGPATPSKATRFLPTDPATFRRKRPESMGGLEPPGPSVIAAPPSGGGSILQTLVLPPNKEEREGSGTRVPSAPTPSLAYGAPAAPLSRPAATMVTNVVRPVSSTPVPIASKPFPTSVRAEVSPNETAGARTEMGTGSRVPGASPLGVSLVYSDKKSAAATSPAPHLVAGPLLGTVGKAPATVTNLLVGTPGYGAPAPPSVQFIAQGAPGSGATAGSGTGAGSGPNGPVPLGILQPGALGKAGGITQVQYILPTLPQQLQVAPAPAPVSGTKAAAPSGLAPTTSIRFTLPPGTSTNGKVLAATAPTPGIPILQSVPSAPPPKAQSVSPVQAPPPGGSAQLLPGKVLVPLAAPSMSVRGGGAGQPLPLVSPPFSVPVQNGAQPSSKIIQLTPVPVSTPSGLVPPLSPATLPGPTSQPQKVLLPSSTRITYVQSTGGHALPLGTSPASSQAGTVTSYGPTSSVALGFTSLGPSGPAFVQPLLSAGQAPLLAPGQVGVSPVPSPQLPPACTAPGGPVITAFYPGSPAPTSSAPLAQPSQAPPSLVYTVATSTTPPAATILPKGPPAPATPIPTSPFPSATAGSMTYSLVAPKPQRPNPKAPQKVKAAIASIPVGSFEAGVSGRPGPTPRQPLEPGPVREPSAPESELEGQPTPPAPPPPPETWTPTARNSPPLPPPAEERTSTKGPDTMASKFPSSSSDWRVPGLSLESRGEPPTPPSPAPAPAAAPGSSSGSSEGSSGRAAGDNPERKDVASTGKKVKVRPPPLKKTFDSVDNRVLSEVDFEERFAELPEFRPEEVLPSPTLQSLATSPRAILGSYRKKRKNSTDLDSAPEDPTSPKRKMRRRSSCSSEPNTPKSAKCEGDIFTFDRTGTEAEDVLGELEYEKVPYSSLRRTLDQRRALVMQLFQDHGFFPSAQATAAFQARYADIFPSKVCLQLKIREVRQKIMQAATPTEQPPGAEVPLPGPPPIGTTAAPATTPSPAGGPDPTSPGSDSGTAQAAPPLPPPPEPGPGQPGWEGAPQPSPPPPGPSTAATGR comes from the exons ATGAAGCCAATGAAGAAGGCATGCACTGGCCTTTCAGGTCCTGGCAGTGGCAGCAAGTCCCCACCAGCCACCAGGGCCAAGGCTCTGAGGCGGCGAGGGGTTGGGGAGGATGACAAGCCAGAGGAGGAGGACGATGAGGCACAGAAGCAACAGCAGCCCGGACCAGAAGAGGCTGAcgagggtgaggaggaggaggccaAGCAGGGCCTTGGGGCTGAGGGACCGCCCCCAGAGCTGCACTCCAGTGACCTGACCCCAGCTCCAGCCGAGGACCACAAGGGAGATGGAGAAGCAGGCCGCTGGGAGCCCTCACTCAGCCGTAAGACAGCCACGTTCAAGTCTCGAGCGCCCAAGAAGAAGTATGTGGAGGAGCATGGGGCAGGCAGCATTGGGGTGGCTGGGGCCCCTGAAGAGCGGGTACAGACCCCTGAGGAAGCCAGCGCCCTGGGTGTGCCTCCACGGCCACCCACCTCCGCCCGTTCCTCCTCCACTGACACAGCCAGTGAGCACTCAGCAGACCTGGAGGATGAGCCGGCTGAGGCTTGTGGTCCAGGCCCCTGGCCCCTCAGTGGCACCAGTGGTGGCTATGACCTGCGGCAGCTGCGGTCCCAGCGGGTGCTGGCTCGGCGTGGTGATGGCCTCTTCCTGCCAGCTGTAGTGCGCCAGGTGCGCCGAAGCCAGGACCTAGGTGTGCAGTTCCCAGGTGACCGGGCCCTGACTTTCTATGAGAGGGTGCCAGGCAGTGGTGTGGATGTAGTTTTGGATGCCACGCCACCCCCAGGTGCCCTGGTGGTGGGCACTGCTGTCTGTACCTGCGTGGAGCCCGGTGTGGCTGCCTATCGTGAGGGTGTAGTGGTGGAGGTGGCCACTAAGCCAGCTGCCTACAAGGTCCGCCTGAGCCCTGGCCCTGGCTTCCAGCCAGGCCCACCAGGCACCTTACCACAGCCCCCACAGCCACTGCCCTGTGAGCTGGAGGAAGCTGTGTGGGTGGCCCGCTCTAGCCTGCGCCTGCTACGGACCCCCTGGGAACCTGAGGCCTTGCTGAGGAAGCCCCCCACAGGCCCTGAGGAAGAGCGTGCTGAGCCTGGGGCCACCATACCCCCTTGCCCTGCTGCCCTGGACCCCAAGCAGCCCGAGGATGCTGAGGTCTCTAAGATCAGCTTTGGTGGCAACTTGGGGGCTCACTGTGAAGAGAGCGAGGAGAAGCACctgccagcccttggcaccccagccctgctcccactGCCCCCACCTCAGCTCCTGTCGCCACCACCCAAGTCCCCAGCTTTTGTGGGCCCAGGCCGCCCTGGTGAGCAGCCCTCACCCTGCCAGGAGGGGAGCCAGGGTGGCAGCCGGAGCAGCAGTGTGGCCTCCCTGGAGAAGGGGGCTGCGCCAGCAGCTCGGGCCCGCACACCACTGACAGCTGCCCAGCAGAAGTACAAGAAGGGTGATGTAGTCTGCACACCCAATGGAATCCGAAAGAAGTTCAATGGCAAGCAGTGGCGACGGCTTTGCTCACGAGATGGCTGCATGAAGGAGTCGCAGCGGCGGGGCTACTGCTCACGCCACCTGTCTATGCGAACCAAGGAGATGGAGGGCTTGGCAGACAGTGGGCCGGGTGGGGCTGGGCGGCCAGCTGGTGTGGTGGCCCGGGAGGGCAGCACCGAGTTTGACTGGGGTGATGAGACATCACGGGACAGTGAGGCCAGCAGCGTGGCAGCCCGTGGAGACTCACGCCCACGCCTAGTGGCTCCTGCTGACTTGTCACGCTTTGAGTTTGATGAGTGTGAGGCGGCTGTGATGCTAGTGTCGTTGGGCAGCTCACGCTCAGGCACTCCCTCCTTCTCACCTGTCTCTACGCAGTCGCCCTTCTCGCCAGCCccgtcaccctcaccctcaccactCTTCGGCTTCCGCCCCGCTAACTTTAGCCCCATCAATGCCTCACCAGTCATCCAGCGAACTGCCGTTCGCAGTCGCCACCTGAGCGCCAGCACCCCTAAGGCAGGAGTGCTGACACCACCAGAGCTGGGCCCCCACCCGCCGCCCCCTGCCCCCCGAGAGCGCCATTCTTCTGGCATCTTACCCACCTTCCAGACCAACCTGACCTTCACCGTGCCCATCAGCCCTGGGCGACGGAAGACAGAGCTGCTGCCCCATCCAGGGGCATTGGGGGCCTCTGGCACAGTGGGTGGAGGAGCTGCCCCGGACTTCCCCAAGAGTGACAGCTTGGAATCTGGCATGGACTCAGTGTCCCACACACCTACACCTTCCACACCGGCTGGCTTCCGGGCTGTGTCACCTGCTGTGCCCTTCTCTCGCTCCCGCCAGCCCTCACCATTGCTGCTGTTGCCCCCACCTGCTGGCCTGACCTCAGATCCGGGGCCCTCCGTGCGCAGGGTGCCTGCCGTACAGCGGGACTCACCTGTCATTGTCCGCAACCCTGATGTGCCACTGCCCTCCAAATTCCCTGGGGAGGTGGGCACTGCCGGTGAGGCGCGGGCTGGGGGACCTGGGCGGGGCTGCCGTGAGACCCCGGTGCCCCCTGGGGTGGCCAGTGGGAAGCCTGGCCTGCCCCCACCTCTGCCGGCCCCTGTGCCCATCACCGTGCCTCCAGCTGCGCCAACTGCCGTGGCCCAGCCAATGCCCACCTTTGGCCTGGCTTCTTCGCCCTTCCAGCCCGTGGCCTTCCACCCCTCACCTGCTGCCCTGTTGCCTGTCCTGGTGCCCAGTAGCTATACCAGCCATCCTGCCCCCAAGAAGGAAGTCATCATGGGCCGGCCTGGAACAG TGTGGACGAATGTGGAACCTCGCTCTGTGGCCGTGTTCCCCTGGCACTCCTTAGTCCCCTTCCTGGCACCCAGCCAGCCTGACCCCTCGGTGCAGCCGAGTGAGGCCCAGCAGCCTGCCAGCCACCCAGTAGCCTCCAACCAGAGCAAAG AACCTGCTGAGTCAGCAGCTGTTGCTCATGAGCAACCACCAGGCGGGTCAGGGAGTACTGACCCTGGGCGGCCACCTGGAGCCACATGCCCTGACAGCCCAGGGCCTGGACCCCCACACACTTTGGGGGTGGTGGAACCTGGTAAGGGTCCCCCTCCTACCACTGAGGaggaggcccctggccctccaggAGAGCCCCGGTTGGACAGCGAGACAGAAAGTGACCATGACGATGC CTTTCTCTCCATCATGTCTCCTGAGATCCAGTTGCCTCTGCCACCTGGAAAACGTCGGACCCAGTCCCTCAGTGCCCTGCCCAAGGAACGGGACTCATCTTCTGAGAAGGATGGACGCAGCCCCAACAAG CGGGAGAAGGACCATATCCGGCGGCCCATGAATGCTTTCATGATCTTCAGCAAGCGGCACCGGGCCCTGGTCCACCAACGTCACCCCAACCAGGACAACCGGACTGTCAGCAAGATCCTGGGCGAGTGGTGGTATGCCCTGGGGCCCAAGGAGAAGCAGAAGTACCATGACTTGGCCTTCCAG GTGAAGGAGGCCCACTTCAAGGCCCACCCAGATTGGAAGTGGTGCAACAAGGACCGAAAGAAATCCAGCTCAGAAGCCAAGCCCACGAGCCTGGGGCTGGCAGGAGGGCACAAGGAGACGCGGGAGCGGAGTATGTCGGAGACAGGCACTGCCGCCGCCCCTGGGG TATCCTCTGAGCTCCTGTCCGTCGCAGCCCAGACACTCTTGAGCTCTGACACCAAGGCTCCGGGGAGCAGCTCCTGTGGGGCAGAACGACTGCACACAGTTGGGGGACCTGGCTCGGCCCGGCCCCGAGCCTTCTCCCACAGTGGGGTACACAGCCTGGACAGTGGGGAAGTAGAGAGCCAGGCATTACAGGAACTGACTCAG ATGGTGTCTGGTCCTACATCGTACTCTGGCCCAAAGCCTTCCACACAGTATGGAGCTCCAGGCCCCTTTGCGGCCCCCAGTGAGGGAAGTGCCATGGCGGCCAATGCACGGCCCCCGCTACTGCCCACCCGAGCCTCTCGTTCCCAGCGTGCAGCCAGTGAGGACATGACCAGTGATGAGGAACGCATGGTCATCTGCGAGGAGGAAGGAGATGATGATGTCATTG CTGACGATGGcttcagcactactgacattgaTCTCAAGTGCAAGGAACGAGTGACCGACAGCGAGAGTGGAGACAGCTCTGGAGAGGACACAGAGGGCAACAAG GGCTTTGGTCGGAAGGTATTCTCACCTGTGATCCGTTCCTCCTTTACACACTGCCGTCCGACACTGGACCCTGAGCCCCCAGGGCCCCCAGATCCACCTGCAGCCTTCAGCAAAGGCTATGGTCCCACCCCATCttcctcctccacttcctcctcgCCCACCGCCTCCTCAGCCTCGGCAGCCACTTCCCTTTCAATGGTCTCAGGAACCTTCAAGGCCCAGGAGTCTGGTCAGGGCAGCATAGCAGGCACACTACGGCCCCCACCTCCTGGGGCTGGGGGCCCAGCGACACCTTCCAAGGCCACCCGGTTTCTCCCAACGGATCCTGCCACCTTCCGGCGCAAGAGACCTGAAAGCATGGGGGGTCTGGAGCCACCAGGCCCCTCAGTCATTGCAGCACCTCCCAGTGGGGGAGGAAGCATCCTGCAGACACTGGTCCTGCCCCCAAACAAGGAAGAGCGAGAGGGCAGTGGAACCCGAGTGCCCTCGGCTCCCACCCCATCACTGGCCTatggagctccagcagcccctcTGTCCCGCCCTGCCGCTACCATGGTCACCAACGTGGTGCGGCCTGTCAGCAGCACTCCTGTGCCCATTGCCTCTAAGCCCTTCCCCACCTCTGTTCGGGCTGAGGTATCTCCAAATGAGACAGCAGGTGCCAGGACTGAAATGGGCACTGGGTCccgggtgcctggggcctccccaCTAGGTGTCAGCTTAGTATATTCAGACAAGAAGTCGGCAGCAGCCACCTCACCAGCCCCACACTTGGTGGCTGGGCCCCTACTGGGCACTGTGGGGAAGGCACCTGCCACTGTTACCAACCTGCTGGTGGGCACCCCAGGCTATGGGGCCCCTGCGCCCCCTTCTGTCCAGTTTATTGCCCAGGGGGCCCCTGGCAGTGGGGCCACTGCAGGCTCAGGGACAGGTGCTGGGAGTGGCCCAAATGGGCCAGTACCTCTGGGCATCCTACAACCAGGTGCCCTGGGCAAGGCTGGGGGTATCACCCAGGTGCAGTACATCCTGCCCACGCTACCCCAGCAGCTTCAAGTGGCACCTGCCCCAGCACCAGTTTCTGGGACCAAGGCAGCGGCTCCCAGTGGCCTTGCACCCACCACCAGCATCCGTTTCACCCTCCCACCGGGCACCTCCACCAACGGCAAGGTCCTGGCTGCAACTGCACCCACTCCTGGCATCCCCATCCTGCAGTCTGTACCCTCCGCCCCACCCCCTAAAG cccAGTCGGTTTCTCCTGtgcaggccccgcccccaggTGGCTCAGCCCAGCTGCTGCCTGGGAAGGTACTAGTGCCTCTGGCTGCCCCTAGCATGTCAGTGCGGGGTGGAGGGGCTGGCCAGCCACTGCCCCTGGTGAGCCCGCCCTTCTCAGTACCTGTGCAGAATGGTGCCCAGCCATCCAGCAAG ATCATCCAGCTAACTCCGGTGCCTGTGAGCACACCCAGCGGCCTGGTGCCGCCCCTGAGCCCGGCCACACTGCCAGGACCCACCTCGCAGCCCCAGAAGGTCCTGCTACCCTCCTCTACAAG AATCACCTATGTGCAGTCAACAGGCGGGCATGCACTGCCCCTGGGCACCAGCCCTGCATCCAGCCAGGCTGGAACAGTCACTTCGTACGGGCCCACAAGCTCTGTAGCTCTAGGCTTCACCTCGCTGGGGCCCAGCGGCCCTGCCTTTGTGCAGCCCCTGCTGTCAG CAGGCCAAGCCCCACTGCTGGCTCCTGGCCAGGTGGGCGTGTCACCTGTGCCCAGCCCCCAGCTGCCTCCTGCCTGCACAGCCCCTGGAGGTCCCGTCATAACAGCATTTTACCCTGGCAGCCCCGCACCCACCTCCTCGGCACCTTTGGCCCAGCCATCCCAGGCCCCCCCAAGCCTGGTCTATACTGTGGCCACTAGCACTACCCCACCTGCTGCCACCATTCTGCCCAAGGGCCCACCGGCCCCTGCCACCCCAATCCCTACTAGCCCTTTTCCTAGTGCCACAG CAGGCTCCATGACCTATAGCCTAGTGGCCCCCAAGCCCCAGCGGCCCAACCCAAAGGCCCCCCAGAAAGTGAAGGCGGCCATTGCCAGCATTCCCGTGGGCTCCTTTGAGGCAGGTGTCTCTGGGCGGCCAGGCCCCACACCCCGGCAGCCTCTGGAGCCTGGCCCAGTCCGTGAGCCAAGTGCCCCAGAGTCTGAGCTGGAGGGGCagcccacaccaccagcccctccaccacCCCCAGAGACCTGGACTCCCACAGCCCGGaacagccccccactgcccccgcCTGCTGAGGAACGGACCAGCACCAAGGGCCCTGATACCATG gccagcaaaTTTCCCAGCTCATCTTCAGACTGGCGCGTTCCTGGGCTGAGCCTGGAGAGTCGTGGGGAGCCTCCCACCCCTCCCAGTCCGGCCCCAGCTCCAGCTGCAGCCCCCggtagcagcagtggcagcagcgaGGGCAGCAGTGGGAGGGCGGCTGGGGACAATCCTGAGCGCAAGGATGTGGCTAGTACCGGCAAGAAGGTGAAGGTGCGGCCGCCGCCCCTGAAGAAGACCTTTGACTCTGTGGACAA CAGGGTCCTGTCGGAGGTGGATTTTGAAGAGCGCTTTGCTGAGCTGCCTGAGTTTCGGCCTGAAGAGGTGCTGCCCTCACCTACCCTGCAGTCTCTGGCCACCTCGCCCCGGGCCATCCTGGGCTCTTACCGCAAGAAGAGGAAGAACTCTACAG ACCTGGACTCCGCTCCTGAGGACCCCACCTCGCCCAAGCGCAAGATGAGGAGACGCTCCAGCTGCAGCTCAGAGCCCAACACCCCCAAGAGTGCCAAGTGCGAGGGGGACATCTTCACCTTTGACCGTACAG GTACAGAAGCTGAGGATGTGCTTGGGGAGCTGGAGTATGAGAAGGTGCCATACTCGTCACTGCGGCGCACACTGGACCAGCGCCGGGCCCTGGTCATGCAGCTCTTCCAGGACCATGGCTTCTTCCCATCAG cccaggccacgGCAGCATTCCAGGCCCGCTATGCAGACATCTTCCCCTCCAAAGTTTGTCTGCAGTTGAAGATCCGTGAGGTGCGCCAGAAGATCATGCAGGCAGCCACTCCCACAGAGCAGCCCCCTGGAGCTGAGGTCCCCCTCCCTGGACCACCCCCCATTGGCACAACTGCTGCCCCTGCCACCACTCCCAGCCCTGCTGGGGGCCCTGACCCCACCTCACCTGGCTCGGACTCTGGCACAGCCCAGGCTGCCCcgccactgcccccacccccagagccaGGGCCTGGACAGCCTGGCTGGGAGGGGgccccccagccctctcccccacccccaggcccctcCACAGCTGCCACAGGCAGGTGA